The Triticum aestivum cultivar Chinese Spring chromosome 3A, IWGSC CS RefSeq v2.1, whole genome shotgun sequence genome includes a region encoding these proteins:
- the LOC123062976 gene encoding transcription initiation factor TFIID subunit 9 has translation MDGGGGVRPSLPSAAAGGASGADEPRDARVVRELLRSMGLGEGEYEPRVVHQFLDLAYRYVGDVLGDAQVYADHAAKPQMDADDVRLAIQAKVNFSFSQPPPREVLLELARSRNKIPLPKSIAPPGSIPLPPEQDTLLSENYQLLPALKPPTQTEEAEDDNEGAGASPTNPNPNYPQDQRGSEQHQPQSQRGVSFQLNAVAAAAAKRSLVTVDQLNMG, from the exons ATGGACGGCGGCGGAGGCGTGAGGCCATCGCTCCCGTccgcggcggcgggaggagccTCCGGCGCGGACGAGCCTCGCGACGCGCGCGTGGTGCGGGAGCTCCTCCGCTCGATGGGGCTCGGCGAGGGCGAGTACGAGCCGCGCGTCGTGCACCAGTTCCTGGACCTGGCCTACCGCTACGTCGGGGACGTGCTCGGCGACGCCCAGGTCTACGCCGACCACGCGGCCAAGCCCCAGATGGACGCCGACGACGTCCGCCTCGCCATCCAGGCCAAGGTCAACTTCTCCTtctcccagccgccgccgcgcgag GTTCTACTCGAGTTGGCACGCAGCCGGAACAAGATCCCTTTGCCCAAGTCTATAGCTCCACCCGGCTCGATTCCCTTGCCACCCGAACAGGACACATTGTTGAGTGAAAACTACCAACTCCTACCTGCATTGAAGCCGCCAACTCAGACCGAGGAAGCAGAAGATGACAATGAGGGAGCCGGCGCAAGCCCTACCAATCCTAATCCAAACTATCCGCAGGATCAGAGGGGCAGCGAGCAACACCAGCCTCAGAGCCAGAGGGGGGTTTCTTTCCAGCTGAATGCGGTGGCCGCCGCAGCTGCAAAACGTTCTCTAGTGACAGTTGATCAGTTGAACATGGGCTAA
- the LOC123058968 gene encoding probable CCR4-associated factor 1 homolog 11: MHRGRIAVNPAAGMVAMFPPPPRRFNFNHMFPVQVVQPPPFTFHAAPLPPVQPELPVQVRPVWAGNFNEEWAYLQSFAACARYIAVDVHYPGLVHAADQDLSSLPVEHRYALMKANVDGLKPLQVGIAVCDHQGQQVAWEFNLRDFCRLADSHDAKALDYLARRGLDLDTLRNHGVDAYMLGALLMGSGLISAGHGRPLSWVTHAGAYHVAYLLKIVTGGAPLPHDVAGFLGAMRYYLGQQVYDVATMAANCTGMPVGLDHIATNLRIHPPWGSPRLAGAAGVRALLAFRILKDGRFGGNVERFRGLLQGLQH, translated from the coding sequence ATGCACCGTGGGCGCATCGCCGTGAACCCGGCCGCCGGCATGGTCGCCATGTTTCCACCGCCGCCGCGGCGCTTCAACTTCAACCACATGTTTCCCGTGCAGGTGGTGCAGCCCCCGCCGTTTACCTTCCACGCTGCTCCCCTGCCGCCGGTACAGCCGGAGCTGCCGGTCCAGGTGCGCCCTGTGTGGGCGGGGAACTTCAACGAAGAGTGGGCCTACCTCCAGAGCTTCGCCGCGTGCGCCCGCTACATCGCTGTCGACGTGCACTACCCTGGACTCGTCCACGCCGCCGACCAGGACCTCAGCAGCCTGCCGGTGGAGCACCGCTACGCGCTCATGAAGGCCAACGTGGACGGCCTCAAGCCGCTCCAGGTCGGCATCGCCGTCTGCGACCACCAAGGCCAGCAGGTCGCCTGGGAGTTCAACCTCCGCGACTTCTGCCGCCTCGCCGACTCGCACGACGCCAAGGCCCTCGACTACCTCGCCCGCCGCGGCCTCGACCTCGACACGCTCCGCAACCACGGCGTCGACGCCTACATGCTCGGCGCGCTGCTCATGGGCTCCGGCCTCATCAGTGCCGGGCACGGGCGGCCGCTGTCGTGGGTCACCCACGCCGGTGCCTACCACGTGGCGTACCTCCTCAAGATTGTCACGGGCGGCGCCCCGCTGCCGCACGACGTGGCCGGGTTCCTCGGCGCCATGCGGTACTACCTCGGCCAGCAGGTCTACGACGTGGCCACGATGGCGGCCAACTGCACGGGCATGCCGGTGGGGCTGGACCACATCGCCACTAACCTGCGCATCCATCCGCCGTGGGGGAGCCCTCGCCTCGCAGGCGCCGCCGGCGTGCGCGCGCTTCTGGCCTTCAGGATTTTGAAGGACGGGCGGTTCGGTGGCAACGTGGAGAGGTTCCGAGGCCTGCTTCAGGGCCTGCAGCATTAG